Proteins from one Corticium candelabrum chromosome 4, ooCorCand1.1, whole genome shotgun sequence genomic window:
- the LOC134178441 gene encoding uncharacterized protein LOC134178441, producing MALSCETSQWDEETLTRAFDWAAYFERVHSRLPCKPHLMQQLDTRMKQISKEMDLALDNQALGFDFLGQAARYVECVLLQNENLERRLYRQLLLKYGQRGCSSSTRRSALVSDVSSIRAEGAKMQFLRAVKDLAVAGVTTRTASDVKSDSRRCTADEYEVEIRLVRESVGRLITHRGPDSSKPDSSKPDSSKPDSSKPDSSKPDSSKPDSSKPDSSKPDSSKPDSSKTDSSKPDSNKRVTDAITSLVNDADGVEIVVEALVYRSESELPLVTQQVDKVLALWLVARTDVDVTMWFDLDPDLLGRCVDNVPDVLEAYAKFLVGRAKLCQTQQFHPYKTGEMTGLVGIEKRLVDLSKRSENAKKTCIKLLREAQLVAVQCGKRRNTKVGGVWDKLIRKLEMV from the coding sequence ATGGCTTTGAGCTGCGAGACAAGCCAGTGGGACGAGGAGACGCTCACTCGGGCATTTGACTGGGCGGCATACTTCGAGCGGGTCCATTCTCGCTTACCTTGTAAGCCTCATCTGATGCAACAATTGGACACAAGAATGAAGCAAATAAGTAAGGAAATGGACCTCGCTCTTGACAATCAGGCTCTCGGCTTCGACTTTCTCGGTCAAGCGGCCAGATATGTGGAGTGTGTGTTGCTGCAGAATGAGAATCTAGAGCGACGGCTGTATAGACAGCTGTTGTTAAAGTACGGTCAACGTGGATGTAGTAGCAGCACGAGGAGAAGTGCTCTGGTCAGCGATGTTTCCAGTATTCGAGCTGAAGGTGCAAAGATGCAGTTTCTTCGGGCTGTAAAGGATCTTGCAGTAGCTGGTGTGACAACTAGAACTGCAAGTGATGTTAAGAGTGATAGTAGACGTTGCACAGCAGATGAGTATGAAGTTGAGATACGATTGGTAAGAGAGTCTGTTGGCCGTTTGATAACCCATCGTGGACCAGACTCTAGTAAACCAGACTCTAGTAAACCAGACTCTAGTAAACCAGACTCTAGTAAACCAGACTCTAGTAAACCAGACTCTAGTAAACCAGACTCTAGTAAACCAGACTCTAGTAAACCAGACTCTAGTAAACCAGACTCTAGTAAAACAGACTCTAGTAAACCAGACTCTAATAAACGTGTCACTGATGCAATAACGTCTCTTGTGAACGATGCCGACGGCGTGGAGATAGTTGTAGAAGCTTTGGTGTATAGAAGTGAGTCGGAGCTGCCGTTGGTCACACAGCAGGTTGATAAAGTTTTGGCATTGTGGCTGGTGGCGAGGACCGACGTCGATGTGACTATGTGGTTCGATCTAGATCCCGATTTGTTAGGCAGGTGTGTGGACAACGTTCCTGATGTTTTGGAGGCGTACGCTAAGTTTCTAGTCGGGAGAGCCAAGCTGTGCCAGACACAGCAATTTCATCCATACAAGACGGGTGAGATGACTGGTTTGGTGGGCATCGAGAAGAGGCTCGTTGATCTGTCCAAGAGGTCGGAAAATGCGAAGAAAACGTGCATTAAATTACTTCGAGAGGCTCAACTAGTGGCAGTACAGTGTGGCAAGAGACGTAATACGAAAGTCGGTGGAGTGTGGgacaaattaattagaaagTTAGAAATGGTTTAG
- the LOC134178150 gene encoding V-type proton ATPase subunit d-like yields the protein MNEYGFNVDSGYLEGLARGFKAGILTQPDYMNLTQCETLEDIKLHLQSTSYGNFLQNEPSPLGVSTVDDKMKELLVVEFRYMRSHSVPPLATFLDYMTYSYMIDNIVLLISGTLHGRPVSELIANCHPLGSFEQMESVCIATTPADLYNAVLIDTPLAPFFQECISQQDLDEMKIEIIRNTLYKAYLEDFYKFCKEQGGATEDVMCGILEFEADRRAIIITINSFGTELGKDDRAKLYPRCGKLHPAGLARLAKADDYDQVRTAAEMFADYRPLFDGIGTNPGDKTLEDKFFEREVQLNVHSFMQQFQFGVFYSYLKLKEQEHRNIVWISECVSQRNRSKINNYVPIF from the exons ATGAACGAATACGGTTTCAACGTCGATTCTGGCTACTTGGAAGGGCTAGCACGCGGCTTCAAAGCGGGAATCCTCACGCAGCCCGACTACATGAACCTTACACAGTGTGAAACTCTAGAAG ACATCAAGCTTCACTTGCAGAGTACGAGCTACGGCAATTTTCTACAGAACGAGCCTTCGCCTCTCGGCGTGTCGACAGTCGACGACAAGATGAAGGAGCTGCTCGTCGTCGAATTTCGTTACATGCGCAGCCATTCGGTGCCGCCTCTCGCCACATTTCTCGACTACATGACGTACAGCTACATGATTGACAACATCGTGTTGCTCATTTCCGGCACGTTGCACGGGCGTCCGGTCAGCGAGCTGATAGCCAACTGTCACCCGCTTGGAAGCTTCGAGCAGATGGAGTCCGTGTGTATTGCCACGACGCCGGCCGATCTCTACAATGCGGTGCTGATCGACACGCCACTCG CACCCTTTTTTCAGGAGTGTATCTCACAGCAAGATCTAGACGAGATGAAGATCGAGATCATACGGAATACGTTGTACAAGGCCTATCTGGAGGATTTCTATAAGTTTTGTAAAGAGCAGGGCGGAGCTACTGAAGATGTTATGTGTGGCATACTCGAG TTTGAAGCCGATCGTCGAGCAATAATCATCACCATCAACTCGTTCGGCACCGAGCTAGGTAAAGACGACCGTGCCAAACTCTATCCAAGATGTGGCAAACTCCATCCAGCCGGACTTGCAAGACTAGCCAAAGCCGACGATTATGATCAAGTTCGAACCGCTGCTGAGATGTTTGCAGACTACAGACCGCTGTTTGATGGAATAGGCACGAATCCCGGGGATAAGACCCTTGAGGACAAGTTCTTTGAGCGAGAG GTTCAACTGAATGTCCATTCATTCATGCAACAGTTTCAGTTCGGGGTGTTCTATTCCTACCTGAAATTGAAGGAGCAAGAGCATCGGAATATCGTGTGGATATCAGAATGCGTGTCTCAACGTAATCGCTCAAAGATCAATAACTACGTTCCTATTTTTTGA